The Tenebrio molitor chromosome 5, icTenMoli1.1, whole genome shotgun sequence genome segment ttgccattagcaccgtgggttattaacATCCATAACCCATTGTTTATCTTataggatgaaataaaatttaggtACATATTCTGAACACTTTATTAAAGATacatcaaatttgaaattatttttcagaattctgtgcaaaataaaaatgaacattTGAAAGTGAACCGTGAAAGTGAATTCCAGCAATCTCTCTGGACTCAACGCCTTGCGAATCAGAAGCTTCATGTTTTAACGTTACAGAATCACCTGTACTTGTGCTGGCCACCGAATTCTCATTTACAATCCTGGTATATTTTTCACCTTGAAACAAATGTTTTGGTTAGTTTTATGtaatcttaattttaaaatttaaaatagaaaatatagCTAACCTGGCAAATCATTGAAAGAAGATCTATTGATTCCTATAATTGTCTTTGCTATCTTTATTTTACTGTTGTTTGAATCGGCAACATATTCTTCAGCTGTTTTAGAAGATCGCCATCCACCATGTCGTTTAAGATTAATGACATCTGCTCCACCTTCTGCAAGTAACGTAGTGGAGGATCGCCTTAAGCTATGACCTGTGTAGGTTTCAGGGTGCTCTAATTTCAGGTACGATGCGATAACACTGGGAATGCttgcaattttattaattcctACTGGTTGAACGGTACATTTGCCATTTGCATAACGTAGAAAGAGTCTATTATGTTTGATGTTGGCTGGACGAAGAGAAATATACTTCTGATATAAAGCAATGggatctgctgaacaaccttcTTTAACAATGACGAACCGACGAGGTTTGTCCGTTTTCGTCATCGGTATATCTATGCTTAAATATGTACCAACCTCTGTAACATCATCTACACTCATTTTTACCAACTCGTCGCATCGACACGCTCCAAATATGCCCATTATTAAAACAATCTTCATCATTAGGTACTCGTTGTTATCAGCTTCACCCAAAAACTTATCAATATGTGTAATTTCAAGAACATTTGCTTTTTTTGCTCTATGATTGGAAGATTTTCTCTTCAAAAACGCTTGTAGCTTGGAAAATCTGAAATGTTTTATGGCTTAAAGAAAGCATTGCATCTAACAGGATCACTTACCTCGATATATCCTCTTTTTCCTCAATCTTCAAAGTACTTTTTAGCATAGAGTACTTACACCATAAAGAGGACCCCACACAGGTATCAGAAAGGGTTCGAAAATAAGCCAGAAGAATGTCCTCGTTTGTTCCACGAACTCCTCTTGCTTTTCTCCAGGTAACAAAGTGCGCAAATTGCTTTTCATACTTTTCACGCGACTTTGCCGGTAGTAAATTACCAGCCACTTCTTGAGCCTCTTCTAACACATCTTCTGGCACAAATATTTCCATTTTCATGCCTTGTTTGTTGtttataaacaaataacatCGCAACGGTTGTCATGTTTGACTTAAAATACACACTAGATTCATTAATCATCATAACCGAACACGGGAGCAGATTTTCGTTAATAATgttattatctaaaaatttttggaatattggataaaacgttgtatggcatacgtgggttattaagtaTTACCCACTTGAGGTAATAACCTACTCGGGCAAGCCCTCGTAGGTTACAAATACCTCTcgtgggtaatatcttaaataacccacttataccataaataactattacactTTGTGgttttataatattttcacGATTGTTATCGCAAACGTGTCCgtaataacaaaaatgaagTGAATAGAAATTCGTaaattatggaaaatattattatcattCTACTTAGTCGTCCTTAACAAAAGAACAGTTACTATgccaaatgaaataaatatgcaCTCCAAAGGAAACTCATTTCAAACGGAcaggtatttttttaaaactaaaactTCAGATAACTagcttgttttaaattttgtttatgaaAACGATAGAAACGGGCCGGAAACCCCAAAGTGTGCTCATTTCACAAAATATGTCagttaaaaattatgtttggTTCCGTGAAACGTCCCATTTGTCAAAGAAAACTTGCTTTAGCTTTCTGGGTGGTTTATCATTTCATCTTTATCTGCCCATATTTCATTATTCATTACTTATTCATCTCCACTGAAATCTATGTACTGTTGGAGGATGTACCAACATCCTCAGGTTACATTTTATGTAATGTGTTCAGATTCAACGTGATCACAAATTCGACAGGAGAGAAAGACCTAACAACATATCTACATTTTCAGCCTTGACGTTGTCGTTTAAGTTTCGTCAGTAGAATTTAGGAATCTGAATTCTGATTGAAAAAGCAATTggcaataattaataaatatatttttaattaatatagaAACAGGTAAATTATTCATAAAGTCAACGAGCAGacttaacaaattattttaaccGGGAAactttaaataactatttaaaaattattactgtTTTGTTGTCTACTGTCTCAATGCGCTTTTTTccgcttaaaattaaaatttaataagtcATAATTACCACCATTAAAATTCATGAATAAGAATATACTTTTAAGAATGATATAAGTAATTGTTAATTAGATCTATCATCTACAAATCTGACAGACATGCGCTAAAatgagattttgaaaaaagtataggtattttctaacaataaattctaacagacaaattttttttataccgtTAACCTAAAAATATGGACGTTTGATGCCAGTGGAAAAAGAGATTaacaagtttttttgaaaagagtaAATGgcgtcaagtttttttttagggaaatagtagatttttgaatttatagGAAATTCACTCTGTgatgcaatttttaattgttaagaTTTCGGTCagaaaagtaataaaaatggaCGAGAAGAGCACAAATAAACAGACCGTAAGTACTGAAAAAGTCGCCGTCAACATTTCGgcactttattttaatggtcAATTAAATTTCTCCATAAAACTACTGTTTTATCTATTCGATAATTACGTATTATTTATGGTGAATAATTTACATAATGtaaagttaaatttttaatacaaattaacGTATCAAAggacaaaataataaattatattaagCCTACCTATGCCGCGTTTAAGTTTTCCAACTACCGTGAAATGAggcaataattttcaattaataaaCTTACGTCGACTATTTAGATTTAATGACACAACCGAAATGACATAAATCTCCGATATCAGCGCAATTCTAATCAAGTAGCAACTTGTTCGCCGCTAATATTCCTGGCACAAGACTCGCCATTAGCAAAAAGCTGTTCTGTTGCTGTCACTTCCAGTGGAGATAAAATTTGTTGCTAACTATACCAAATCATTGCATCGACCCAGCCATGGCGGAATGTCTCACATAACATCTTATCTCCGGTCTAtcgacattttttaattaaattattaatcacggccaatttttcttaatttcttGCCACATCGAAAAAACCAGAAGAATACGATTTAATTGGACGGTTTCGTCAAAAGCGGACACTTGCACGCGTTTCCAGCCAATTTCCATTCGGGACTATTAAAGAACAAACTCAGCTTATTTTTAGCTTAGATTGTATTTTAGCACCAGATAAATTTGGAGCCACAACATGCCTTTCTATCTCAGATCGCTTAATAGTCAGCTAAATTTAGACTTAGCAAAAAATTATCAGATTGTAAAGTGCAATTTAATCGGGAAACGTGAAACTCCTTATAAACATGTCGCGAAAAGCGAAATCAAGTTCTACATAACTCTTAAACACGTGGGATTTGCGAATTGATGAAAGGAATAATAAGCGAGATAACCACCACGTTATCTGCAGACATATGCCGCCGCCAGGGTcggattaaattaaaaacgtcGATCAGACCGGagttatttgtttgttttcataaTCTGCCTAAATAACCGTTATGGATTTCTTCACAGCAGGATGGCTAAATTTGCAGGgtattatagaaaaaatttaagCCCCCTCACAATAGGTCACCCCAAATTTGTTACATATTATGCCCCGTTGTAGCTAATATTCTCCTTAAAATAGAGATTGGCCGGTTGGTTTCCACATTTGTTCGCAGACTGTCGTGGAATCGAACAAAATAATTCCGAGCCGTGTATTTATGTTTATCCGttgtgtcaaaaacagaaatgtTTGGGTTATGGGAATTTGCCCGTTGACGGACTGAATTTTGCCACGCACACATCTTCGATCCGGGATGCACAAAGCTGGTGACATATGCGCCGAGACAAGATAGTCTTTGATAGCATCTCATTCATGCAGCTGGTCTTTTGTGTTATAACAATTTTAAAGTAACATTAAATATATCAGATATGGATCAGTTATATTGCAGAGGCTTTTTATGGTACCGAGAATATCGGGATGATGGCTTCAAGTTTTTTTCCTGTAGGGTATGACAGAGGTGGCGAGATGACTAATTGCCGTTCAAGTGACAGAAACACATCTTACAAATGGTGCTATCTTGGTGATTAATGAATTATGGGCATTACactaaattattgtaaacgATACACGACACCCATAACATTTTACTAAAGTTACAAGgcgttcaaaataaaatatgggcGAAATTAGTTGATCGATCCGTCAAAATTAATCGACTGTTCCTATGGAATTGTGTAGGACCGATTGAAATTAACCTTCGTTGTACCGAAATTAAATCCATTTTATGCTTGTATTAGCCCCCTGCACAAATTGGGCCTTTCagtgattttttatttggcTTAGGGTAGTATGACATCTCCATCGGGTCGGCAGTGTCACAATACGAAGATAGTGTAAACAATATGACAAGCATCTAATACAGGCTCCCCTGTTCTATGTCCGATTTCACGGGCCACGGACGTCGAATGGGGATGCCAGATCCGGACTTGGTGCCAGGATAATGTCACATGTTTCTGTTCTACTTGGTATTCCAGGCGCGAGCAACGGTGGTATAGGGGCCCACCTGCGTGGAATATGTGCGTATGGGCTATTAGCGTCATAACGCGCCAGACGGCCTAATTACTGATGCTACTTGTCATAAGTGCGAGGCGCGCTCATTTGTTGGTAGCCGGCGACGTTTTGTCAGCcctttattaattaatattcgtCTTATCCATCATTCGAGCCTCATTAACTCGGAAAGGACCAATTTACAAGTCGCTACGCACTTATTTAAAGAGAGCACTTTTCCACATGACGATTTATAAGCGCGTCACGTTGTCACATAACTCTTGCCAGCGTCATCAGTCTtacggaaaattatttttaatatttatggtGTGCCTTGTCAATGTGGAATACCGAGAAGGTTATTACTTACACACGGATCTTCTCAAATTATGGATCTCACAAAAGTCAAATCTGTTTAGAGTTTGTATAGATATTGTAATGTCAaatatctgtttattttctttcttgtttaatgattttgatttGGTTTTTGACTGTGTAGATCCATAAAATCTTTTTAATTggcatttttgtaaaaaaaaaattagcatgACTCTTCAGGAATTTCGTGAATAtgtatttccatttttaaacttatttatcaatttctcttcatagtcgtagaaaaagtatagtattctatTCGCagataatggctattactcgctcGGATGAATACGCCACTCGCCTGCGAATCGTGACACAAAATTATTCTCACGAGTAATagtaatagtaattattatccgctcattaaataatatactattcctTCATAGCTTATTATTTAGTTACTGCTAACTAATGTGTCTTTTCACATATGACGTAagtaataaatacatattgtcACTTGTACAGTTCTATTAATACTAAATGTCTACGATTATGCTTTGCTTACGCTacagttttcaaattattttttgtttttgaattttcaatgaaaaattcacaaaacatcTACCCAAGtgcttttatttaaatatttaaaataatatcagTAGTATATTGGCAGTACTTAAGGCTCtcaaaataatgaagaaatatatttttgtgacCACAGAGGATTCAAattatgatttaaaaaaattacccgATCACATTGCACAACTAGCTCTTCTACATACAACAGACATgttagttttgattttttcacttttcaacaTTTTGTTCAACTCATACATTAACGTACAGAGTTAAACTCCAAACCATCTTTGAAGTTAACGagatattttacatttattagcAAATTACTTAAACCCTTTAACAGGTCATAACCTCATTGAGAAGTCGTTAAACCATAATGTTTATAGCATAGCCATTTTTGTATGctttcttttttgaaaaattggagAAATCTAATTTCTAATTCATACTTTACACTCATAGTTTTGCTTTACAGtaagtttttaataatttagctGAATGATTACTACATACTTGGTTTTAGAAGTTTATCATTATtacaaaagtaattttattcACTTGATTGTGTTAGATAAAAAATAcgcataattaatttatttacaacttTTTTAGTTAGTAGgtgatttaatattaattggTTTTTCATATACCTGTCAGTATATTTTAGACAAACTAGACGTATTAAAGTAAATGATAAACTATTTCCgttaagaaataaattaattggaaataaataaaaaacaaatctgcaccatagaaattaaaaaataaacagaatgaatgaaaatataaaaaactgATAAAAGGTCTACCGATATGAGTCGGTCGATATTTGCATAAAACATtcttgaaaatttaatgtttttgtatAGAATGTGTAGTTTATGCGTTaattgtataaaattaaatttgtttaagaTATAGGCTATGAAGAATGTTATTTTcgcaaataataattgataaattcaCATGACACAAAAATCTAGGGGTCGTTTTTGACACAAACAAATGCATTATGCAAATAAAACTTGTAAGTTAGGTTAAGCTTGACAGAATTTGACTGAGCTAGACAAAACGGGAAAATTAATATCGTTTTATTGTCGTCACGGACAGCTTTTAATATATTACTTCCATCTTTCATTTTAATCACCGAGATAAACATCACACCTTGTCAACACTCGACAGACGTTTGGTAGGTGAATATTCTTTGCGAAGGAAGACAATCATGTTCCTTTTTTGTTtgtcttgtttttaattaatgccACAAAAGATTTTCTTTACTTCGCTGAACACGACAGcctgaaaaattatttacgatAATCCAGCACAGTACAATGaaatcaacataattaaaaataataatcccACTTACTTGTTACTGTaaacaaatctattaaatgatGCGGAATAATATAATCGTCTACGAAAACAGGAAATCTGAGGTAACTTTAATGGATTCATAAGGGGAGCTCAACAATTAAGGGTTATTAAAGTGAATTGTGTCACGCTGGTTATTTAGTTGCGTTGAAACTtcgtgttttatttatattcaAATTGTGAATCTCATCCAGTGTATTTCTTGTAAGTCCTGTGGGAGCTGTGACACTCCGAACATGTAAAAGTCGACGGTCATACGGCCACATCCGTGATGAGATTTGCATCCCCGCGAAACGGCGACCCTTCGGTAACGGCACACTCCTTTATGTCAACCGACGGCAATATCCTCCGACTACAACAGTTATATTATATTCTCAGCAATATCCAGTATTTGCAGAAGGCGCAGGGATATATTAGCATGCTGGCAGGGTGCCAGAGGCGTTTTGAATTTCATATTTACAAAGCTAACATTGGTTTGCCACCTAAACGTCTCGACGCTGCCACCCGAGGGCGTCTCGACGGTGTCACTGCCAGTTAGCCACCGAATTAAAACTGGTACACTTTAACTTAATGGACTTACTCGACCGGAATTTATACTGACTTTGGTGGTCGCTTTCAGGAATTAGTATACTGAATGGAGCTATAGAAtactaatttaatttctttcgaTTCAGGTAAAAAGTGGGCTTGCTTGCCTCGTTGTTTATTTATAGGGGCGTTTGTCCATATTATGGGCCATTCAGTCAGCTTATTTTATTACGGGATCATCTTGCCCCGTCAAATTGATTAAAGACAATTTCAACTGGGGTACAGTTTTTATCTATAAGaaaagaaacagaaaaaacaaaaatttatccgGCAAATAGGCCCCTAAAAACTGCGCATATATTTCATCAATATCCGATGAAATCCTATTTCCTTAAAACTTTTTATGAGAGCATCGAGTAGCGGGAAGTAAAACAAAAGCCATAAATATTTGAAACGTCACTGAACACATTCCATGCATTCGCCTTTATTAATACAATCTAATCTGGTGAAAACGGTCCTCGAGATTATGATTGCAATATTTCTAATCACAATTTGTCTGGTTTGATGGGGCTACACCCCATTTAGCTTGAGTCGACTTCCGTGTAAACTTAGCTGGAGCACACATGGCACTTAATATTAAATCTTTGTTTTAGTTTACTCCAGCACGAGCCAAATACAGACGAAACGTAATATTTCCAAATCCCGTGCGACGAGATACACATGTGAGGGTGGGTTTCGACACACGTTGCTTGTTATTTTGGGACCACCAGTTCGGAACTCCTTTAccatgatttatatttttttaaaagccccCATCTCAAACATCGacatacaataaataattcgATCGCTTTAAGCCAATGCGTGGACCATTCTTCAACAACAATGTCTTTTGTGCAGAGATATTGCGGTAGCATTGTCGTCATTATTGTCGCAAAATATCGGATGTTGAGAGGTTCGTTGACAAAACTTGTATAAAACCAATAAGGCGTAACTGCAAGGCCCGGATGCATCCAAGCAGATAAGTTCTACGTTGTTAAGACCATCATGAATGCTCATCGCAGTCAGATTTTCGAATGATAAAGCCCGAACAGACGGAATTTTGTGCGTATTTAAGTtgtatttttctgttattACTGTCATTCGCCCTTTCGGTAATCGTCAGCGGACTCTTCAAAGCGCTTGAAGGACTTCGGTTAAATGCTGTCTAAATAGGGTCgttgaaatttttaagttttccTGCTTAGTCTTCTTCTTGCGTAGCGACATACATTTGGTTTTTTAAGAAGCTCCCCAGACACCTGCTACAATTTTCAGCTTGCGCTCGATTGTCCACCGGTAAAAACAATGTTATCGCGAACTAATTCCATTATTATTCGGGTCCCgaattaaaaacaacaaaaaactaTTAATTTAATCGTTGAACTTTTATTTGATACGGGCTTAGGGTTCATTGTAATGGGTCTAAAATACACTTGGCAGGTTTCAACGTTGGCATATTAACTTCTAAATGAACACAGCAACAATAAAAGGAGCAAATTGTATTATAATGTGTCAATCGGATTAAAAACAAATGCGCAATagaataattacaatgaaTTAATTAGCAGGATTGTTATTTTAGCCGGGATATTTGtgcaaaatgtacaatttccATTAAGTAGATTTGGATCGTTTCCAAGGTAAATTCGTAATATTTCATACAGTTACGTGTGACATttatgataaataaatgcGATCAGCTATTAATTTCACGATAATTAACGCATTTTCGGGCGTGGTTCTGTCATTAATCAGAAGTCGACTCGAAATATGGCATTGGTTACAAGCCCACATTACcgttaataaatttgaaatatggcACTTGTGATGAAAAATACCGAATGTATTACTTCGCCTATTGCGTGTTGATAGCATTGAAAAAATTGCGTGACACGATGCTGTTTAACTTCCTGTTGTGGAGACGACTGAAATACTCCTCAAACACTTCCCCGTTATGAAAAAAATCTCTATAATACAACGAACGTCACGGAATATCGCTGTATTTTAACACCTTGCTTTATTGACCTATTAGAATATTACATTAATGCTAACaagtttaacaaaatttttgtcagGCTTTAACGGCGGCCAGGGAAATCTATTTTGCCTCTCTAAgattggaaatttttgaatcaataaaaCGGGTCTGAGCATATTTACAGAAGAATGAAACTCTATACGAAAtggaaattgaattaaaattgaatcaTCCGAGGGAACTCTCGACGAAATCAAAAGAAATTATGTCATTTGATGGATTTTTCTGGCGAGAGAAGCGACGAACGAAATTCATTATTGtctgacaaattaaatttcaacaaaatttaaagGATAGTTATTAGTTTCTCGACCACACCTAATTAAATGGTGtccttgttttaaattaagagTAAAAGCATAACAATGATGTTTGATACTCATTTTTaccattgttatttttaaatttagataaATGTTTAGATCGTCTATTTTACTCATTTGTATATAAGTTGCCACCTCGATTTTATAATACCACAATTAATTCCTACGCATCTTATATTTGTGAATCATTGAAAAAGactatttttgtaattatagGAAACGGTAATTTCAATCCTATTAGTCAGGATAATTAGATTTCAATTCTTTTTATAGCAAAAACCTTTTAAACTCAAATATACAGCGCTATttacgtaagatgacgagcctgaccaggtaaaaatgcaacccaaaatacaatttataaagctaCCTCCGtccctattacattatcataatgcacataaaacatagatagcttttaacgtcagcctaatgaatgtcatgttctgacagaaaaaacctctctcaacaaagtatgatttaataacaataataagcaattaaaatcacaacaGTAATGTGATAATGTAACTAGGTTCCgtcatcgttcgaaaacattttcaaatactaaatacgaacgaaaaatgcaatgacagatatacCTTTCAGACTAACagaatacctacttggattcctgatttaatttttaaataccgaAACACAATTAATGCTTtgcaaaatgtattttgggttgcatttttacctggtcaagctcgtcatcttacgtgaataatcctgtataatTCAGTTAAGCTATGTTAATAATTCTTCTAGTTTATAATATGTATCTCGAATTCAAATTCACTTggtgtcgtagcggaattctgtACAAATAAGCGTTCAGTGCATGgacgtagacaatttgtggtctcaaatgctactttataataaaatcaTACCTCTTAAATTTTAGACATTGGAATTATATATAATTAtatataattgtgcattttattattgttatctgataattgagaaaatgtataaaataaacaagagtaatattttaaattcgtAAGAATGtaaccagctttattgccaaacgcgacgccactggtatgtaagcagatttttcggtgaaatatcaaagaaacgtcagttttaaaacaacggtgttgatgttaaccttgaaaaaaagtttgcgttttcggcaaagtttacggacgtttcctgtaattgtacgcaacaattatcccagaataagtggtaaaatgagttttaccattgaagataaagcattaattattaatcattaaTTGATTATTAATAGATTTtccgagaggtaggcaaccaataaatcAACTGTGTATAacaagtatacatatgtgtatgattaagctaagacagacgtttccataaaacaaaagatgagctAGCACCCTTGATTTGGGTCGTAGTTGCGCTGTTAGATTTGAGATTATTCGACGAAATTATCTTTACAACTGAAGtcgttttgttaattttctgGCGGTATGCCATAGATATGTTACAGTGTTAATATTCATTTTAAACTGATTAGTTCATTCATACAAAATACATAAGTATATGTAGTTctgttttgttgatttttgtaaaaagagAATAGATATAAAAGTCTATAGCATTATctgacacaaaaaaaaaataaaaatctatccAAGATTTGCTTTttgaatataaaacaaatcattttacaatccTTCGATCGTCATTAAAGTTCATGTTTCGACGTTTAAAAAGGATACAATGTAATTGCGTTTAAGGATTGGCTATAATAAGAAACTTGAAGGTTCTGAGGAATTATCCTTGTCACCTTTTTTATGTTGAAGAAAAACATAAGTGTTTTATaaacatattattttaattatgcttTTAATGTAATGGACAAAAAATAGTGCTGTATTAAACATACGAGTATACGTAGATACttacattagaaaaaaaaatgaaggattttattattgtttgtttaatatttaatggagaaattatgtatttgtaaGTATGTGATTATAGCTATCACAATTTATATCATTTGAATGTTATTGGTTTTTATACAGAgagatgataataattataataatgcaAATAAACGTGAAATATTGTGTAAGTTttaaactttaattttttattgaaaaaatacatatgtatgtatttattgtaatatgtatatgtagttttttagtatttttttaagttttaaaatattttctacagTATTAACGAGTCATCAGTGTTAAAGTGAATATAATTATAACAGAAAAGTGAGTCTAAAAGATTCATGAAGAAATATACacgaaattatttaatacattACGTGACTCTTGTTTGGATGAATCAGTTGATAACTTGAATTTAAGGTTCACAAATCTTGTCTCAgtgactaataataataatcacgcagaaaatcataaaaatatttactcattgtgtttaatttaatttactttagtttaaaatattaatgttttCGTATAGTAGCATTTTCTGAAAATATATTATATTTGGCATATATGCCAAGTTTATAATAGATTATAAGCTGCTCGAGTCGGTCTCAAATGTCttcaatgttttatttttaatagatttcaGGCTACAATTTATATCATATTGTTCAAAAACATCTTGCAAAACACAAacagagaaattttatttccagCTAAAATTATATGTAAAATAGGGAAGTCTAGATTTCTAGTTGCAGAAGCTTTCAGTAAAGCAGGTAAGAGTCTTCCTTTTAACTCTTTGGAATATAAATGTCTCCAGTATATTAATGAgagtacaaataaaaatgtaatgtattGAACCAgggttgtaaaaaatataaaatcgaCGAGAGAGGGAATgcataaaaatatgtttgtttCGTTATAATCGCACGCCAAAACAGAAGCTTTAATAACGTCGACATAACTGAAAAATGTTGATTTGGAAGTATAATGCGcactttaaaattcaaatgggGTAAAACAGctaataaattttatgaaaatcttGTCGCTAATTCGGATTTAAGTCAACACTGTGAGGAGAATTATGAATACAATTTCCT includes the following:
- the LOC138131509 gene encoding uncharacterized protein, coding for MKMEIFVPEDVLEEAQEVAGNLLPAKSREKYEKQFAHFVTWRKARGVRGTNEDILLAYFRTLSDTCVGSSLWCKYSMLKSTLKIEEKEDISRFSKLQAFLKRKSSNHRAKKANVLEITHIDKFLGEADNNEYLMMKIVLIMGIFGACRCDELVKMSVDDVTEVGTYLSIDIPMTKTDKPRRFVIVKEGCSADPIALYQKYISLRPANIKHNRLFLRYANGKCTVQPVGINKIASIPSVIASYLKLEHPETYTGHSLRRSSTTLLAEGGADVINLKRHGGWRSSKTAEEYVADSNNSKIKIAKTIIGINRSSFNDLPGEKYTRIVNENSVASTSTGDSVTLKHEASDSQGVESREIAGIHFHGSLSNVHFYFAQNSEK